CAGGAAATCCCACAAGGCAAGCATTGGAAGAAACCTTTGCAGAGCTTGAAAATGGGACGCGAGCATTTGCATTTGCTTCAGGGATGGCGGCGATTTCGTCCACTTTTATGATGCTCTCTGCTGGTGACCACCTTGTGATTACTGAAGATGTCTATGGAGGAACATATCGGTTCACAACAGAAATTCTCCCCCGTCACGGTATTGAGTATACGTTTGTGGATATGACCAATATTGAAGAAGTAAAAAAAGCAATACGGCCAAACACAGCCATGATTTATATGGAAACACCATCTAATCCTACGATGAAAATCACGCCAATTCGAGAGATTGTCACATTGGCAAAAAATCATGAATGTCTTACCGTGCTAGACAATACGTTTATGACCCCAGTATTGCAGCGCCCATTAGATTTAGGGGTGAATGTGGTCGTGCACAGTGCTACGAAGTTTATCGGTGGGCATAGTGATGTGGTGGCGGGAATAGCAGTCGTAAAAGATAGTGAGTTAGCGAACCAGTTAAAATTTTTACAAAACAGCTTTGGGGCCATTCTCGGACCGAATGATTGCTGGCTCATTATGCGAGGTCTAAAAACAATGCACGCCCGTATGACGTTATCCTCTGCTACTGCCCATGACATAGCTGTTTGGTTAAACGATCATCCAACTGTTAAACACGTCTACTATCCAGGGCTTGAGAACCATCCTGGTTATGAGTTAAACAACTCTCAAGCAGAAGGAGCAGGGGCAGTGCTCTCGTTTGAGCTTATTGATCGGGACGCTGTCAAGGCTGTAGTTGAAGCTATGACGATACCCGTTTTTGCAGTAAGTCTCGGCGCTGTGGAATCTATTTTATCGTATCCCGCTAAAATGTCGCACGAAGCCATGCCTGCCTATGAACGGGAGAAACGAGGTATTACAGATGGTCTACTTCGTTTATCTGTTGGGCTAGAAAATAAAGATGATTTAATAGCAGATTTTGAGCAGGCTTTTCAGAAAATCTCGACAAAGGGAGAAAAACAAGTACCATCATTAAAAAGGTAGACCGACAACTGTTAGACAGGGGAGAGGAGTCGAGATGGGACTATTAAATGATTTACAGCAGAAGATTTTGGTCGGTGACGGCGCAATGGGTACGTTCCTCTATCAGCAAGGTATTCATGGCTGCTTCGAACTATTAAATTATGATCGTCCAGAAAAAGTATTAAAAGTCCATCAGCAGTATATTGAAGCTGGAGCGGATATTATTCAAACGAATACGTATGCAGCGAATCGATTAAAGCTAAGGCGTTATCAGCTGGAACATTTAGCAGAGGAAATTAATCTTAAAGCAGTCTCTATAGCTAGAGAGGCTGCTGATGATCATACGTATGTTTTAGGAACAATCGGAGGTATTAGTAATGTCCACTTAACAGAGTTTGAAACAGAAGAGGTCCAAGCGAGCTTTAAAGAACAAGCTGATGTGCTGCTAACAGCCGGTGTAGATGGCATATTGCTAGAAACGTTTTACAGTATTGATGAATTAAGCCTTATACTTCGTCATTTACGTCAACAGACAAAGGTGCCAATCATAGCACAAGTGACACTTGGGGATATTGGTGTTCTGCAAGGAGGAATATCGTTAAAAGCGGCTATCGATAGACTTGGAGAAGAAGGGGCTGATGTGGTGGGCTTGAACTGTCGAATGGGCCCCCATCACATGCTGCGTTCATTGGAAGAGCTGCCTTTACCGCTAAAAACGCATTTATCAGTTTACCCGAATGCTAGTTTGCCAAATGTACGGGACGGCCGTTTTTTCTATCAATCTAACCCTCATTATTTTGGCAAGATGACGGAAGAATTGGTAGCGGAGGGAGCAAGGCTTATTGGTGGGTGCTGCGGGACCACACCCGACCATGTGAAGGCGATTAAGGCCACGGTCATTGGCAAAGGATTAATGCCGGTCACTAGTAAACCTATAAAGGAAAAAAGGGCGAATATCGTTAGCGTCACACCACCAAATGTGACTAATTCTCTCACTGACATCTCGCCTAAAAGCCATTCAGTCATTGTAGAGCTAGATCCTCCTAAATCGCTGTCGCGGACAGAAGAATTCTTGAAAGGAACGAAAGCGTTAAAAGAGGCTGGTGTTGATGCCGTAACCCTCGCTGATAATTCTTTAGCCTCTGCCAGAATAGATAATCTATCATTAGGCGTGTTAATGAAGCAACAGACAAAGGCGAGGCCACTTTTACACTTAGCATGCCGTGATCGTAATCTTATTGGGCTGCAATCCCATCTGCTTGGTTTGCATACACTGGGGATTCATGATGTATTAGCGATTACAGGTGATCCTGCTAAAGTGGGGGATTTTCCAGGGGCGTCTTCTGTTTACGATATGGCGTCACTAGACTTAATCAAATTTATTAAACAATTAAATGAAGGCATTTCTTTTTCAGGGAAAGACCTCGGTGAAAAAACAGTATTCACAGTAGCAGGGGCATTTAATGCAAATGCCCGTTATATTGAAAAGGAAGTCAAGCGACTAGAAAGAAAGATTACAGCGGGTGCTGACTATTTTATGAGCCAGCCAGTTTATAGTCTCAAACAGATAGAGACCGTCTATGAGGCGACGAAACATTTAACCGTTCCGATTTATATTGGTATCATGCCCCTAGTGAGTAGCCGAAACGCTGAATTTTTGCATAATGAAGTACCTGGCATTATCTTATCTGATGATGTGAGAAAGCGTATGGCTGCTTGTGGCGATAGTAAATTAGACGGGGAAAAGGAAGGCCTTCGTTTAGCAAAAGAGCTCATTGACGAAGCAAAAACGTATTTTAACCATATTTATTTAATCACGCCTTTTTTACGTTATCAGATGACAGTAGAATTAACACGTTACATTCGAAACATAAGTGAAGAAGAGTCATTGATTCAAGGACAAAATCAAACGCAACAGGTAAAGAGGTGAACAGATGACAAAAGCTGGTTTTGAACACGCATTAAAGCAAAGGATTTTAGTGTTAGATGGGGCGATGGGAACGATGCTTCAAAATGCTGATTTAACGGCAGAGGACTTCGGTGGGGAAGAGTTTGAAGGTTGTAATGAGTACTTAAATATCACTGCCCCTCATGTGATTAGTCATATCTATAGCGCTTATTTAGAGGCTGGTGCGGACATTATTGAAACGAATACATTTGGCGCAACAAGTCTTGTATTGGCAGATTATGACCTTCAGGCATTAGCCTATGAGTTGAATAAAAAAGCAGCCGAATTAGCTGTAAAGGAAGCACAACAGTTTTCCACAGACGATAAACCGCGATTTGTCGCCGGTGCCATGGGCCCTACAACAAAATCTTTATCTGTTACAGGAGGCACGAGCTTTACTGAGCTAACGAGTACTTATCGTGAACAAGTTGAAGGTTTGCTAGATGGGGGAGTGGATATTCTACTTTTAGAGACAAGCCAAGATATGCGTAATGTGAAGGCAGCTTACGTGGCGATTGAACAAGCATTTGAAAAGCGAAATAACTACCTTCCCATAATGGTATCTGGCACGATTGAGCCTATGGGGACAACATTGGCAGGTCAAACGATCGATGCTTTTTATATATCATTGGCCCATATGAAGCCAACTGTCGTCGGGCTTAACTGTGCTACAGGTCCGGAATTTATGCAAGATCATCTCAGGACGTTATCTGAAATCGCCCCTTCGTACGTTCATTGTTATCCAAACGCCGGATTACCTGATGAAGAAGGTCATTACCATGAATCACCAAAGTCATTAACGAAAAAGTTGATAGATTTTGCCGAAAAGGGGTGGTTAAATATCGTCGGAGGTTGTTGTGGTACTACACCTGATCATATTCGTGAAATGGCTGAAGCGGTAAAAGGGTATGAACCGAGACGTCTACCAGACAATGCCCGGCACAAAGTGTCAGGCATTGAACCACTCATATACGACACGGATATGCGCCCTTTACTCGTTGGAGAAAGGACGAATGTCATTGGCTCTAGAAAATTCAAACGACTTATTGCAGAAGAAAAGTTTGAAGAAGCGTCTGAAATTGCCCGGGCACAAGTGAAGCGTGGAGCACATGTTATTGATATCTGTTTAGCTGATCCTGATCGTCATGAACTGGCAGATATGGAGAACTTTCTTCATCATGTGATTAACAAAGTAAAAGTCCCTCTCATGTTAGATTCAACGGATACATCGGTTATTGAGAAGGCCCTTACTTATTCACAAGGGAAGGCAATTATTAATTCAATTAACTTAGAAGACGGTGAAGAAGAATTTAAAAAAGTAGCAGAACTTATTCACCGATTTGGCGCAGCGGTCGTCGTCGGGACGATAGATGAAGAAGGAATGGGCGTGAGTGTTGAGCGAAAAGTAGCGATTGCGGAGCGATCGTTCAATTTATTAGTCAATGGTTATGGTATATCTCCACAAGATATTATTTTTGATCCCCTTGTCTTTCCAGTTGGGACAGGCGATGAGCAGTACATTGGTTCAGCTGAAGCAACCGTTGAAGGCATACGGAAAATTAAGGAGCTATTTCCTCAATGCTTAACAATATTAGGTGTAAGCAATGTATCATTCGGGTTGCCACCTCTAGGTCGTGAAGTGTTAAATGCGGCATTTATGTATCATTGCACAAAAGCTGGATTAGATTACGCGATTGTCAACACAGAAAAACTGGAGAGGTACGGCTCGATTTCAGAAGAGGAACGTCAGTTAGCTGATGACTTGTTATTCCGTACAAATGACAAGTCATTAGCAACCTTTACCGATTTTTATCGGAAGAAAAAACCGCGAAAGGCGACTTCAGTGAAAAAGCTACCGTTGAAAGAGCGGTTGGCTGGCTACATTATTGAGGGTTCAAAAGAAGGTTTGACTGACGATTTAGCTGAGGCGCTTAAAACATATAGTAACCCGCTTGCAATTATTAACGGCCCATTAATGGATGGAATGGATGAAGTGGGGAAACTATTTAACAACAATGAGTTAATCGTAGCTGAAGTGCTTCAAAGTGCTGAAGCGATGAAAGCGGCGGTGGCATATCTTGAGCCGTACATGGAAAAGAAGGCTGATGACCGCGGGAAAGGGAAAATCTTGCTTGCCACAGTTAAAGGCGATGTCCATGATATAGGAAAAAACTTAGTGGAAATCATTTTGCAAAATAACGGATTCAGCATTGTTAATCTCGGTATTAAAGTTCCGCCGAATGACATTATCGATGCGGTAGAGCGGGAGAAACCGGATGCAATCGGCTTATCAGGTTTATTAGTAAAATCAACACAACAGATGGTGTTAACTGCTAATGATTTACGGGAAAGAGGAATCTCCATTCCTATTTTAGTAGGTGGGGCAGCTCTCACGAGGCGATTTACAGAGAATAAAATTTCAAAACAATATGAAGGGCTTGTGCTCTATGCAAAAGATGCTATGACAGGCCTGGAATTAGCGAATAAATTAGCACGGCCTCAGGACAAAGAGGAGCTGATAACCCTCCATCAAAAGCGCCAGCGAGAAATTAAAGAACAAGAATTACATGGAGATACAGGCAAAGCACAGGTTGTTTCTGTTAAAACAAAGGCAGTTAAACGATCGTCATTAACGAGTAACTCTCCTGTCTTTATACCAGAAGATCTGTCATTGCATGTACTAAGAAATTTTCGCCTGTCCCACTTAATACCTTATATTAATATGCAGACATTGTTAGGACAGCACTTAGGTATTCAAGGGAATATTGCTCGTAATTGTGAACGAGGGGATCAGAAAACACTTGAATTAAAAGAAAAAGTTACGAGATTTCTGTACAAAGCAGAACAGGAAAAACTATTACAAGCGAACGGCATGTATCGTTTTTACCCTGCACAGGCGGACGGAGACAGTGTCTTGATCTTTGACCGCGACGATCATACGCGCGTGTTGGAACGCTTTGATTTTCCAAGACAGTCGAAATCACCTTATCTATGTTTAGCAGATTTTCTTAGGGATAAAGAAGATGGGGAAATGGATTATGTCGGGTTTTTAACAGTAACAGCAGGAAGTGGTGTGAGAGAGATAGCCGAAAAAGCGAAACATGAAGGGGATTACTTGTACAGCCATCTCGTTCAAGCGGTGGCGTTAGAAGTGGCTGAAGCATTTGCTGAGAGGATTCATCAGCTTATGCGCGATAAATGGGGGTTTCCTGATTCTGCTGATTTTACGATGAAAGAGCGGTTTTCCGCTCGTTACCAAGGGGTTCGAGTCTCCTTTGGCTATCCAGCTTGTCCAAACTTAGAGGATCAAGCTAAACTCTTCAAGCTGTTAGAACCGTCCAAAATCGGAGTTCAACTAACAGAAGAGTATATGATGGAGCCAGAAGCTAGTGTATCTGCCATGGTATTTGCCCATCCCGCTGGTAGATATTTTAGCGTTTAAATAATGGGAGATTAGACGCTGTCGTTATAAATAAACATTTATGACGACAACGTCTTTTTCATCAAATAACAAGTTGTATTTTATTGTTGAAAGGATCAGTGACGACAAAAACATCTCCTTCGTGATTAACGATC
The genomic region above belongs to Bacillus sp. A301a_S52 and contains:
- the metC gene encoding cystathionine beta-lyase; translated protein: MPEARHSLSIQTRLLHHSHKTDASTGAVSIPIQPASTFHQKSVDHFGTFDYARSGNPTRQALEETFAELENGTRAFAFASGMAAISSTFMMLSAGDHLVITEDVYGGTYRFTTEILPRHGIEYTFVDMTNIEEVKKAIRPNTAMIYMETPSNPTMKITPIREIVTLAKNHECLTVLDNTFMTPVLQRPLDLGVNVVVHSATKFIGGHSDVVAGIAVVKDSELANQLKFLQNSFGAILGPNDCWLIMRGLKTMHARMTLSSATAHDIAVWLNDHPTVKHVYYPGLENHPGYELNNSQAEGAGAVLSFELIDRDAVKAVVEAMTIPVFAVSLGAVESILSYPAKMSHEAMPAYEREKRGITDGLLRLSVGLENKDDLIADFEQAFQKISTKGEKQVPSLKR
- a CDS encoding bifunctional homocysteine S-methyltransferase/methylenetetrahydrofolate reductase, translating into MGLLNDLQQKILVGDGAMGTFLYQQGIHGCFELLNYDRPEKVLKVHQQYIEAGADIIQTNTYAANRLKLRRYQLEHLAEEINLKAVSIAREAADDHTYVLGTIGGISNVHLTEFETEEVQASFKEQADVLLTAGVDGILLETFYSIDELSLILRHLRQQTKVPIIAQVTLGDIGVLQGGISLKAAIDRLGEEGADVVGLNCRMGPHHMLRSLEELPLPLKTHLSVYPNASLPNVRDGRFFYQSNPHYFGKMTEELVAEGARLIGGCCGTTPDHVKAIKATVIGKGLMPVTSKPIKEKRANIVSVTPPNVTNSLTDISPKSHSVIVELDPPKSLSRTEEFLKGTKALKEAGVDAVTLADNSLASARIDNLSLGVLMKQQTKARPLLHLACRDRNLIGLQSHLLGLHTLGIHDVLAITGDPAKVGDFPGASSVYDMASLDLIKFIKQLNEGISFSGKDLGEKTVFTVAGAFNANARYIEKEVKRLERKITAGADYFMSQPVYSLKQIETVYEATKHLTVPIYIGIMPLVSSRNAEFLHNEVPGIILSDDVRKRMAACGDSKLDGEKEGLRLAKELIDEAKTYFNHIYLITPFLRYQMTVELTRYIRNISEEESLIQGQNQTQQVKR
- the metH gene encoding methionine synthase, with product MTKAGFEHALKQRILVLDGAMGTMLQNADLTAEDFGGEEFEGCNEYLNITAPHVISHIYSAYLEAGADIIETNTFGATSLVLADYDLQALAYELNKKAAELAVKEAQQFSTDDKPRFVAGAMGPTTKSLSVTGGTSFTELTSTYREQVEGLLDGGVDILLLETSQDMRNVKAAYVAIEQAFEKRNNYLPIMVSGTIEPMGTTLAGQTIDAFYISLAHMKPTVVGLNCATGPEFMQDHLRTLSEIAPSYVHCYPNAGLPDEEGHYHESPKSLTKKLIDFAEKGWLNIVGGCCGTTPDHIREMAEAVKGYEPRRLPDNARHKVSGIEPLIYDTDMRPLLVGERTNVIGSRKFKRLIAEEKFEEASEIARAQVKRGAHVIDICLADPDRHELADMENFLHHVINKVKVPLMLDSTDTSVIEKALTYSQGKAIINSINLEDGEEEFKKVAELIHRFGAAVVVGTIDEEGMGVSVERKVAIAERSFNLLVNGYGISPQDIIFDPLVFPVGTGDEQYIGSAEATVEGIRKIKELFPQCLTILGVSNVSFGLPPLGREVLNAAFMYHCTKAGLDYAIVNTEKLERYGSISEEERQLADDLLFRTNDKSLATFTDFYRKKKPRKATSVKKLPLKERLAGYIIEGSKEGLTDDLAEALKTYSNPLAIINGPLMDGMDEVGKLFNNNELIVAEVLQSAEAMKAAVAYLEPYMEKKADDRGKGKILLATVKGDVHDIGKNLVEIILQNNGFSIVNLGIKVPPNDIIDAVEREKPDAIGLSGLLVKSTQQMVLTANDLRERGISIPILVGGAALTRRFTENKISKQYEGLVLYAKDAMTGLELANKLARPQDKEELITLHQKRQREIKEQELHGDTGKAQVVSVKTKAVKRSSLTSNSPVFIPEDLSLHVLRNFRLSHLIPYINMQTLLGQHLGIQGNIARNCERGDQKTLELKEKVTRFLYKAEQEKLLQANGMYRFYPAQADGDSVLIFDRDDHTRVLERFDFPRQSKSPYLCLADFLRDKEDGEMDYVGFLTVTAGSGVREIAEKAKHEGDYLYSHLVQAVALEVAEAFAERIHQLMRDKWGFPDSADFTMKERFSARYQGVRVSFGYPACPNLEDQAKLFKLLEPSKIGVQLTEEYMMEPEASVSAMVFAHPAGRYFSV